A genomic window from Variovorax paradoxus includes:
- a CDS encoding DNA/RNA non-specific endonuclease — translation MQLWLEQIEKARERSEGIDLRSLADYARDKTPRELSTPKQLDDRRSFLRESLGDEEKSAVAYERIISGSEIQDVNYLARGARAAKAVSRILIRDTAGRLVAYGTGFLIAPNVLITNNHVLPSIEFCRRSEAQFEFELDIDGAVLNPTTYSLQAQELFFTSKDLDFTIVAVTSSSTVGDGQLEHYGFLPLVGATGKASDGEWLTIIQHPNGDRKQVCVRENKLLKRTDDVLWYSTDTLGGSSGSPVFSNDWYVVALHHSGVPEERDGRTQTISGRDYDPAKDGEQDIKWIANEGIRISRIVETLHAALPAHSLLQPVFGATPENSRLMLPSVDLLQSTATHAAGSLPLPGPLIQQTSTRKTTMNDMQSGGRRTLTVTLGIESDGSVSVLRSGPAARESQSVFEEAARAKAKKPAPAIDVPFNAKYDDRKGFEAGFLAPGKPEMSVHLPLLGKALAKETVELVDGPPGENVLNYHGYSLVMHKARRLALYSAANVDFSGRFELARPADVWRQDPRIPASAQLTNFYYENNQFDRGHLTRREDMEYGATRLAALTTAADTCHWSNCTPQHSKFNQNKELWQGIERHIFEDAIKLDKFRAQVITGPILEESDPVWDKYPKIQYPVRFWKVVAAITASGKLFATAYILDQSGVIEEFGIEAAREIPFDAYKTFQVQINEVERLTGLSFTGGPVKRVFSLSTVDPLAKKPVRKPTRVRAQESALVDVPDGWLPLDSLESMVLPDLQE, via the coding sequence GTGCAACTTTGGCTTGAGCAAATCGAGAAGGCGCGGGAGCGAAGCGAAGGCATCGACCTGCGATCTCTTGCCGACTATGCGAGAGACAAGACCCCGCGCGAACTGAGCACGCCGAAGCAGCTCGATGACCGCAGGAGCTTCTTGCGTGAAAGCCTGGGCGACGAAGAGAAGTCTGCCGTCGCGTATGAGCGCATCATCTCCGGCAGCGAGATACAGGACGTCAACTACCTGGCACGCGGCGCGCGAGCCGCAAAGGCGGTCAGCCGCATCCTGATCAGGGACACGGCAGGGCGGCTCGTGGCCTATGGCACCGGATTCCTGATAGCGCCGAACGTGCTCATCACGAACAACCACGTTCTGCCATCCATCGAGTTCTGTCGCCGCTCGGAAGCCCAGTTCGAATTCGAACTCGACATCGACGGCGCCGTACTCAACCCCACCACCTACAGCCTTCAGGCGCAGGAACTCTTCTTCACTTCGAAGGACCTCGACTTCACCATCGTGGCTGTCACCTCCAGTTCGACAGTGGGAGATGGCCAGCTCGAACACTATGGGTTCCTGCCGCTCGTAGGCGCCACCGGCAAGGCATCGGACGGTGAGTGGCTCACCATCATCCAGCACCCCAACGGCGACCGCAAACAGGTGTGCGTGCGCGAGAACAAGCTTCTCAAACGCACGGACGACGTGCTCTGGTACTCGACCGACACGTTGGGGGGATCTTCAGGCTCCCCGGTCTTCAGCAACGACTGGTACGTTGTCGCACTTCACCACAGCGGCGTACCGGAAGAAAGAGACGGCCGTACGCAAACCATCTCAGGCCGCGACTACGACCCCGCAAAAGACGGCGAGCAGGACATCAAGTGGATTGCCAACGAGGGCATCCGCATTTCCCGCATCGTCGAGACGCTTCATGCAGCCCTTCCCGCGCATTCATTGCTCCAGCCAGTCTTCGGTGCCACGCCGGAGAACTCGCGGCTGATGCTTCCTTCCGTTGACCTGCTGCAGTCAACGGCGACCCATGCTGCCGGGAGCTTGCCGCTTCCCGGTCCGCTCATTCAACAAACCTCAACCCGGAAGACGACCATGAACGACATGCAATCTGGTGGAAGAAGGACCCTCACGGTGACGCTCGGCATCGAATCGGATGGAAGCGTCTCCGTCCTCCGATCCGGTCCCGCCGCCCGCGAGTCGCAGAGCGTTTTCGAAGAAGCCGCACGTGCCAAGGCGAAGAAACCAGCCCCCGCCATCGACGTGCCCTTCAATGCGAAGTACGACGATCGCAAAGGCTTCGAAGCCGGGTTCCTCGCGCCGGGCAAGCCCGAGATGTCGGTGCATCTGCCGCTGCTTGGCAAGGCTCTTGCGAAGGAGACGGTAGAACTGGTCGACGGCCCCCCGGGCGAGAACGTGCTGAACTATCACGGCTACAGCCTCGTGATGCACAAGGCGAGGCGGCTGGCTCTCTACTCGGCAGCCAACGTCGACTTCAGCGGCCGGTTCGAGCTGGCCCGGCCGGCGGACGTGTGGAGGCAGGACCCACGGATTCCCGCAAGCGCACAGCTGACCAACTTCTACTACGAGAACAACCAGTTCGACCGGGGCCATCTGACGCGCCGCGAGGACATGGAATACGGAGCCACCCGGCTGGCCGCGCTCACCACTGCGGCAGATACCTGCCATTGGAGCAACTGCACGCCCCAGCATTCCAAGTTCAATCAGAACAAGGAGCTCTGGCAGGGCATCGAACGCCACATCTTCGAGGACGCGATCAAGCTCGACAAGTTCAGGGCGCAGGTCATCACGGGTCCCATCCTCGAAGAAAGCGACCCGGTCTGGGACAAGTACCCGAAGATCCAGTATCCGGTTCGCTTCTGGAAAGTCGTCGCGGCGATCACTGCAAGCGGCAAGCTGTTTGCCACGGCCTACATCCTCGATCAGTCCGGCGTGATCGAAGAATTTGGCATCGAGGCTGCACGCGAGATTCCTTTCGATGCCTACAAGACCTTCCAGGTCCAGATCAATGAAGTCGAGCGGCTCACCGGACTCAGCTTCACGGGCGGTCCGGTCAAGAGGGTGTTCTCGCTTTCCACTGTCGATCCGCTCGCCAAGAAGCCTGTAAGGAAGCCCACCAGAGTTCGTGCGCAGGAGTCCGCTCTGGTTGACGTACCGGATGGCTGGCTGCCGCTCGACTCTCTGGAGTCGATGGTGCTTCCCGACCTTCAGGAGTAG